The proteins below are encoded in one region of Phaseolus vulgaris cultivar G19833 chromosome 1, P. vulgaris v2.0, whole genome shotgun sequence:
- the LOC137816058 gene encoding uncharacterized protein, giving the protein MRPPSRRAPLPLNGGAKRKERHHGSPKLNSSKLPKLEGPNPVSTNMLLAGYLAHEFLSKGTLLGRRMGQSPGLQEESQEQKYQRYVELTLLLKTDGAHLFDIVNPNQLAQFLKL; this is encoded by the coding sequence ATGCGTCCTCCCTCTCGCCGTGCACCACTGCCGCTCAACGGTGGTGCTAAGCGGAAAGAGAGGCATCACGGTTCACCGAAACTCAATTCCTCGAAATTGCCCAAGCTTGAGGGTCCCAACCCAGTCTCAACGAACATGCTTCTGGCTGGGTACTTGGCCCATGAATTTCTTAGCAAAGGAACTCTGTTGGGCCGCAGAATGGGCCAGTCCCCGGGCCTGCAAGAGGAGTCACAGGAGCAGAAGTACCAGAGGTATGTGGAGCTAACCCTACTGTTGAAGACGGATGGGGCCCACCTCTTTGACATTGTAAACCCAAACCAGCTGGCCCAGTTCTTAAAGCTATAA